One window from the genome of Gambusia affinis linkage group LG14, SWU_Gaff_1.0, whole genome shotgun sequence encodes:
- the LOC122844275 gene encoding sodium/hydrogen exchanger 3-like, protein MAERWRSALLLCLLMAASGLASSGTTAASSGTTAASSTGNETTAPGHGESAAIQTLPIVTWKWHHVETPYLVALWILVSWLCKLVIEANHSVTNYIPESALLICFGFILGGIVWGADKVQTFKLTPTVFFFYLLPPIMLDTGYSMPNKLFFTNLGAILIHAVIGTVWNAATLGLSLWGCHQGGAMGNIEIGLLQYLLYGSLMAAVDPVAVIAVFEQVHVNEVLFILVFGESLLNDGVTVVLFNVFDAFVSLGGGAIDAKEIIKGIVSFFVVAFGGSLLGFVFGLLMSLLSRCTKNIQIIEPGFIFVLGYLAYLTAEMLSLSSILSVVFCGICCQKYMNSNMDEKSIQTVRYAMKVFANGSETIIFVFLGISAIDKAIWVWNTGFILLTLLFILIYRFIGVFLLTWILNRYRLVPISFVDQIIMGYGGLRGAVAYGLAVNLNEAKIKEKNLMICTTLLVVYFTVILQGVTMKPLVQWLRVKRAEITEVMLIQKVQNKVFDHMLIAIEDISGQIGDNYMRNKWRNFEEKWMSRLLLKPSVRDKQDHLYNVFHQLNLQDATEYVKEGERRGSLEFIRNESAFVDFKKKFGEDYEKAMPDIMADMTNDQGGASALRRDLVPSVSLEMHEQNMRGLREAEGIDSHHLLDQHLYKGRKQHRYRYSRSHLDINQDENEVQEIFQRTMRSRLESFKSGKMGVAPPKTITKHTKREPQPKMSNGRNKPYHSGDEDFEFSEGDSASGYDTSFPTRVSYRAGAGIENPAFMPDLDPSSPLHIPPWLADAELEVNPVAPSERAQVRTPGYLRSLSSLRTNARSGETAQDRDLPTPPPHREDDHL, encoded by the exons ATGGCGGAGCGATGGAGGTCGGCGCTGCTCCTGTGCCTGCTGATGGCGGCCTCCGGCCTGGCCTCCAGCGGAACCACGGCGGCCTCCAGCGGAACCACGGCGGCCTCCAGCACCGGGAACGAGACCACTGCGCCCGGGCACGGCGAGTCGGCCGCCATCCAGACTCTGCCCATCGTAACGTGGAAATGGCACCATGTGGAAACGCCGTACCTGGTGGCGCTTTGGATCCTGGTGTCCTGGCTCTGCAAACTGG TCATCGAGGCCAACCACAGCGTCACCAACTACATCCCGGAAAGCGCCCTGCTCATCTGCTTCGGCTTCATCCTGGGCGGGATAGTCTGGGGCGCGGACAAGGTCCAGACCTTCAAGCTCACCCCGACCGTCTTCTTCTTTTACCTGCTGCCGCCGATCATGCTGGACACCGGCTACAGCATGCCCAACAAGCTCTTCTTCACCAACCTGGGCGCCATCTTGATTCACGCCGTCATCGGCACGGTCTGGAACGCCGCCACGTTGGGGCTGTCGCTGTGGGGGTGCCACCAGGGCGGAGCCATGG GCAACATTGAAATCGGGCTGCTGCAGTACCTGCTGTACGGCAGCCTGATGGCCGCCGTCGACCCTGTCGCCGTCATCGCCGTGTTTGAGCAGGTTCACGTCAACGAGGTGCTCTTCATCCTGGTGTTCGGAGAGTCGCTGCTCAACGACGGCGTGACGGTG GTGCTTTTCAACGTCTTCGACGCGTTTGTGTCTCTTGGAGGAGGTGCAATCGACGCTAAGGAGATCATCAAGGGAATAG TTTCCTTCTTTGTGGTGGCGTTCGGCGGTTCCCTGCTGGGCTTTGTGTTCGGCCTGCTGATGTCTCTGTTGAGCAGATGCACCAAGAACATCCAGATCATTGAGCCGGGCTTCATCTTCGTCCTGGGATACTTGGCCTACCTCACCGCCGAGATGCTGTCACTGTCATCCATCCTCTC GGTCGTTTTCTGCGGCATTTGCTGCCAGAAGTACATGAACTCCAACATGGACGAAAAATCCATCCAAACTGTCCGTTACGCCATGAAGGTCTTCGCCAACGGCTCGGAAACCATCATCTTTGTTTTCCTCGGCATCTCCGCCATCGATAAGGCCATCTGGGTCTGGAACACGGGCTTCATCCTCCTCACGCTGCTCTTCATCCTCATCTACAGATTCATCG GTGTGTTTCTCCTCACCTGGATCCTGAACAGGTACCGACTCGTCCCGATAAGTTTCGTTGACCAGATAATTATGGGCTACGGTGGCCTGCGAGGGGCTGTGGCTTATGGACTGGCAGTGAATCTGAATGAGGCGAAGATAAAGGAGAAGAACCTGATGATATGCACGACTCTCCTCGTCGTCTACTTCACCGTGATTCTCCAG GGAGTGACGATGAAACCTTTGGTTCAGTGGCTGAGAGTGAAGCGAGCTGAAATTACTGAGGTCATGCTCATACAAAAAGTACAGAACAAG GTGTTTGATCACATGCTGATTGCTATTGAGGACATTTCAGGACAAATAGGAGACAACTACATGAGGAATAA GTGGAGGAACTTCGAGGAGAAGTGGATGTCGAGGCTGTTACTGAAGCCGTCTGTGAGGGATAAGCAGGACCACCTCTACAACGTCTTCCACCAGCTGAACCTGCAGGATGCGACGGAGTACGTGAAAGAG GGTGAGCGCAGAGGCTCCCTGGAGTTCATCCGCAACGAAAGTGCATTTGTTGACTTCAAGAAGAAGTTTGGGGAAGACTACGAAAAGGCGATGCCAGACATCATGGCGGATATGACCAATGATCAGGGCGGAGCTTCAGCGTTGAG AAGAGACCTGGTGCCGTCGGTCAGTCTGGAGATGCACGAGCAGAACATGAGGGGCCTCAGAGAAGCAGAGGGCATCGACTCTCACCACCTGCTGGACCAGCATCTCTACAAAGGCCGGAAGCAG CACCGGTACCGCTACAGCCGCAGCCACTTGGACATCAACCAGGATGAAAACGAGGTGCAGGAGATCTTCCAGAGAACCATGAGGAGCCGCCTGGAGTCCTTCAAGTCCGGGAAGATGGGCGTGGCGCCACCGAAGACCATAACCAAGCACACCAAGAGAGAGCCGCAGCCGAAG ATGTCAAACGGGAGAAATAAACCGTACCATTCTGGGGACGAAG attttgAGTTCTCAGAAGGAGACAGCGCTTCAGGCTACGATACTTCCTTCCCCACGAGAGTCAGCTACAGAGCCGGAG CTGGAATCGAGAACCCCGCCTTCATGCCGGACCTGGACCCCTCCTCGCCGCTGCACATCCCCCCCTGGCTGGCGGACGCCGAGCTGGAGGTGAACCCGGTGGCGCCGTCGGAGCGCGCCCAGGTGAGGACACCTGGATACCTCCGCAGCCTGTCTTCGCTGCGAACCAACGCGCGGTCCGGTGAGACCGCCCAGGACCGGGACCTCCCAACACCCCCACCTCACAGAGAAGATGACCACCTGTAG